The sequence GCCGCCAAGGGCTTGCTGGCTTTTGTCTCATGCCTGGAATCCCATCCGCTGCTGAACGTGACGGTTGAAAATTTGTTTTGTTTTTTAAGCGCCGAATTGTGCGTGTTTGCCGCCAATTACGGCCGTGATGTCGGCGCCTACGACTCGGCGATCCTGAACACCCTGGCCACGCAGAGCCTGCTTTTCAAATTGCTGTCCGATCAGGCCTGGCAAAACCAAGAGGATGTCGTCCACACCGTCAATGCCCTGGCGCGGGCTGTTGTGTCCCATGATGTCAATTGGGGCAACCATGTCCTGCGCGTGGGAGAATTCTGCGCCCTGCTGGGCCGTCAGCTTGGTTTGAAAGAAAATTTCATCCGCGCCATTCAGCTGCAGTCGCAATTGCACGACGTGGGCAATATTTTCATACCGCTTGAGATCTTGAAAAAAAAGGGCGTGCCGAACTTTCAGGAATGGGAGATCATCCGCACCCATACCCGGTTCGGGGCGCAGATCATCGGCGACCATCCGCATCTGGCCATGGCCCACGCCATTGCCCTTAGCCATCATGAAAACTGGGATGGCAGCGGCTATCCCAATTGGTCCAAAGGCGAACAGATCCCCTTGGCGGGAAGGATCGCCGCCCTGGCCGATCGCTACGACGTCTTGCGTATCGCCCGGCCTTACAAGCCGGCCATGGACCATCGAACCGTCTGCGAAAAAATCAGCTGCGGTGATGAACGCATCAAGCCGGAATTTTTTGACCCCGCCGTGCTCAAGGCATTCCTTGAATTGGCGCCGCAGTTTGAAGCAATCTATGAGAAACTGAAGGGCTAAACAATCTGGAGGTGGCAGGATGGAGAAAAAGAAAGCGCAACCTTCCCTGCTGGAGTTTGAAAACGAAGTCAGAAAACTCAAGGC comes from Candidatus Aminicenantes bacterium and encodes:
- a CDS encoding response regulator, producing MAVNKARILCVDDEAVNLKLFDAFLLPQGYEVLHAQSGRQALEIIKEQKVDLVLLDIMMPEMNGYDVCRKIKEDRNLANIPVVMVTSLLDKKERIKGIEAGAEDFISKPIDKGEVLARIKMLLQMKELHDRLEQAYASVTSLAAFGKETIKIFDPMNFALMPNIDRLVSQIIRQTIETVDRPQIFIVSVWTDVGWKWYYYEAPFKELTRREFDLDPQNSLLLPGKGDSAILYATRSEFAAKGLLAFVSCLESHPLLNVTVENLFCFLSAELCVFAANYGRDVGAYDSAILNTLATQSLLFKLLSDQAWQNQEDVVHTVNALARAVVSHDVNWGNHVLRVGEFCALLGRQLGLKENFIRAIQLQSQLHDVGNIFIPLEILKKKGVPNFQEWEIIRTHTRFGAQIIGDHPHLAMAHAIALSHHENWDGSGYPNWSKGEQIPLAGRIAALADRYDVLRIARPYKPAMDHRTVCEKISCGDERIKPEFFDPAVLKAFLELAPQFEAIYEKLKG